From a region of the Etheostoma cragini isolate CJK2018 chromosome 20, CSU_Ecrag_1.0, whole genome shotgun sequence genome:
- the LOC117936171 gene encoding synaptosomal-associated protein 23-like isoform X1, producing the protein MPQNIELGATGGASNTNSRNMEDMTVEQMTMKANQVTDESLESTRRMLQMAEESKQTGANTMVMLEQQGEQLKSVDKGLDQINQDMRQAEKNLTDLSKCCGLCVCPCNRVSSIEHDSQYKRTWGIRGADGEVDSNGSNVVSKQPSGVHNGQAGQVNSAPSGPYIKRITNDAREDEMEDNLEAVGSIVGNLKNMAMEMGNEIDQQNKHIDSITGKAEMNRLRIDEANQRANKLLK; encoded by the exons AT GCCACAGAATATTGAGCTCGGTGCCACGGGGGGAGCCTCCAATacaaacagcagaaacatgGAAGACATGACTGTGGAGCAGATGACCATGAAGGCCAACCAAGTGACTGATGAG TCACTGGAAAGCACCCGGAGGATGCTGCAGATGGCAGAGGAG AGCAAACAGACTGGTGCCAACACCATGGTGATGTTGGAGCAGCAAGGAG agcagcTGAAAAGTGTGGACAAGGGCTTGGACCAGATCAACCAGGACATGAGACAGGCTGAGAAAAACCTGACAGACCTGTCCAAGTGCTGCGGCCTCTGTGTCTGCCCCTGTAACAG GGTGTCGTCTATCGAGCATGACTCACAATACAAACGTACCTGGGGTATTAGAGGAGCTGACGGGGAAGTTGACTCCAATGGCTCAAACGTAGTCTCAAAGCAGCCCTCAGGTGTTCACAATGGCCAGGCTGGCCAGGTGAACTCGGCGCCCTCAGGCCCGTACATCAAGAG GATAACCAACGATGCCCGCGAAGATGAAATGGAGGACAATCTGGAAGCAGTGGGCAGCATCGTTGGCAATCTGAAAAATATGGCTATGGAAATGGGCAATGAGATAGACCAGCAGAACAAACATATTGACAGCATCACTGGCAAG gcGGAAATGAACAGGCTTCGTATTGATGAAGCGAACCAGAGAGCCAACAAGCTCCTCAAGTAG
- the LOC117936171 gene encoding synaptosomal-associated protein 23-like isoform X2, producing the protein MEDMTVEQMTMKANQVTDESLESTRRMLQMAEESKQTGANTMVMLEQQGEQLKSVDKGLDQINQDMRQAEKNLTDLSKCCGLCVCPCNRVSSIEHDSQYKRTWGIRGADGEVDSNGSNVVSKQPSGVHNGQAGQVNSAPSGPYIKRITNDAREDEMEDNLEAVGSIVGNLKNMAMEMGNEIDQQNKHIDSITGKAEMNRLRIDEANQRANKLLK; encoded by the exons atgGAAGACATGACTGTGGAGCAGATGACCATGAAGGCCAACCAAGTGACTGATGAG TCACTGGAAAGCACCCGGAGGATGCTGCAGATGGCAGAGGAG AGCAAACAGACTGGTGCCAACACCATGGTGATGTTGGAGCAGCAAGGAG agcagcTGAAAAGTGTGGACAAGGGCTTGGACCAGATCAACCAGGACATGAGACAGGCTGAGAAAAACCTGACAGACCTGTCCAAGTGCTGCGGCCTCTGTGTCTGCCCCTGTAACAG GGTGTCGTCTATCGAGCATGACTCACAATACAAACGTACCTGGGGTATTAGAGGAGCTGACGGGGAAGTTGACTCCAATGGCTCAAACGTAGTCTCAAAGCAGCCCTCAGGTGTTCACAATGGCCAGGCTGGCCAGGTGAACTCGGCGCCCTCAGGCCCGTACATCAAGAG GATAACCAACGATGCCCGCGAAGATGAAATGGAGGACAATCTGGAAGCAGTGGGCAGCATCGTTGGCAATCTGAAAAATATGGCTATGGAAATGGGCAATGAGATAGACCAGCAGAACAAACATATTGACAGCATCACTGGCAAG gcGGAAATGAACAGGCTTCGTATTGATGAAGCGAACCAGAGAGCCAACAAGCTCCTCAAGTAG